CTCAGGTTATCAATGAAAAACCAACTAGCATTACTCCCGAACAAAAGAACAATGTAGCAGACGCATTGGCATCAAAGCTCAATACCATGCAGCAAGCTCAATTCGATAACGCCCAACAAAAACGAACCGCCGCTACAACACTTATTGACTATAGGCAAACCAAAGAAAATTTGGAGACCTATACCCAATCATATCAAAGTGCCACAGGTAGTCATGACGGCACATCCGTTGATCAACTAAGTTACAGTGACATTAAAGATATCAATCAAGCGATGACCCGCTATCAAGTCGCCAATAGTAATATGTTGCGTACCTATATCGATCGAACACAAGACAACCCGATACCAACACCCTACTATCAGACAGAACAGCTAAACCAAGCCCAAGCCGGCACTATGATTAATACGTTTGCCTAAGCCCCATTAACTAGCAGCAGTAAAAACAAGCAAACTATTGATACAGGTAAGCTTGCGACACTATCTGGTAATGATAATATGAGCGGCAACTCGTTTATTCTTTAGGAAGACTACTAGCCATGAGCGCTACCACTGAATTTGTATCACTAAATATCGCTGTATTAACTGTTTCAGATACCCGTAACTTTGAAAATGACACTTCAGGACAAGCATTAGTCAATGCACTAGAAGAAACAGGCCATCAACTTATCGACAGAAAGCTGGTGCCCGATGATATCTATCAGATGCGTGCCGTTGTTTCTCAATGGATAGCCAACCCAGAAGTACAAGCGGTTATCGTAACAGGTGGCACAGGTTTTACCGATCGGGACAGTACACCAGAAGCACTTACTCCATTATTCGACAAAGAAGTTAAAGGCTTTGGCGAACTCTTTCGACAAGTATCTTATGATGAAATCGGCTCATCGACGATTCAATCTCGAGCCTTCGCAGGCCTTGCCAATAAAACCGTAATCTTTTGTCTTCCGGGTTCAACCGGAGCCTGTCGAACAGGTTGGAACAAAATCATAAAAGAGCAGCTAGATAGCACCCACCGCCCATGTAATTTCGTTGGTCTGTTAATGGGTAATCAACATAACCCTACCGAAGTTGTAAAACCATATTGCGGCCCTAGAGGCTAAAACCAAATCTATATTCGCAGGGTAATTTTAGGGGCAAATAATGAGTTGTTGTGATCGCGGCCAGCTACGGTCAGTCGACGTGATGCTAGAAGAACTTCTAAGCAAAGCAAAACCAGCAAAAGAGAGTATCAACATAGCCGTTGCCGATGCTTTGGGAAGGGTATTAGCAGAGGATGTTGTATCATCGATCAATGTACCTCCATACGATAATAGCGCCGTAGATGGGTATGCAGTGATCGCAGATAACTGTCAGGGGGGTGAGCCAACTTCACTTAAAATATCCCAACGAATACCCGCAGGCTCGGTACCCCACCCTCTACAAACTGGCACTGCTGCTCGCATTTTTACTGGCGCGACAATCCCACCAAATGCCACTGCAGTGGTGATGCAGGAAGATTGCACTGAACAAGATGGAACAGTCACACTTCCCACTAATATCAACCTTAACCAAAACATACGCCCTCAAGGGCAAGATATTAAAAGCAACCAAGTTATTCTGAAAAGAGGGCATCGTATTCGCGCTCAGGATATGGGGTTGATGGCGTCTATTGGTATTGCCAACATTAATATTTACCGCCCATTGAAGGTGGCGATTCTATCGACGGGCGACGAACTTGTGGAGCCCGGAGAAGTGGCAAAAGAGGGGCAAATATACAACTCCAATCGCTATACACTTAAAGGTCTGCTAGACGGCTTTGGGTTTGAAATTGTTGATGTTGGCATTGTCGAAGATACACTCAACGCGACCCTAACTGCACTGAACGAAGCAGCCGAAGCTGCCGACATTATCATCACTAGCGGTGGCGTTTCGGTAGGCGAAGAAGATCACATAAAGGCTGCGATTACTAAACTAGGCGAACTCGACCTGTGGAAACTAGCCATCAAACCCGGGAAGCCTTTTGCCTATGGACAAGTAGGCAACACTCCAATTTTAGGTCTACCTGGCAACCCCGGTGCTGTATTCGTTACCTTTTGCATATTGGCGCGCCCCTTTCTTCTGAAGAGTCAAGGAGCGGAGCGCATAGAGGCTCATTCGTTTAAGCTACCCATTGGCTTTAGCCTGAAGAAACCAGGCAAGCGCCGAGAGTATCTTCGAACAAGACTCAGCTACAACCAAGGGAGCGCATCCATTGAAAACCACCCAAACCAAAGCTCGGGTGTTTTAAGCTCTGCTTCTTGGGCCGATGGGTTTGCCGTTATTCCAGAGCACACTACACCACAACAGGGTGAGCTAGTTGAGTTCTGGCCATTTTCGGAACTGTTTGGCAATGGGTAATACTACCAGTAAGACTACCCTAAACCATATCAGCTCCAAGCACATCATCAGTATCTATAAAAGAGCAACTGTTTAACTATGAAAGTACTATTCTTTGCCAGTTTAAGAGAACGCCTACAGTGCGACCAAGAAGAGTGGGCCGACACAACCGACATTACATCGCCTCAAGATATTATTAACCGCCTCGTTAAGCGCGGTGAACCTTGGGAGAGCGCTC
This genomic window from Alkalimarinus sediminis contains:
- the moaB gene encoding molybdenum cofactor biosynthesis protein B, with translation MSATTEFVSLNIAVLTVSDTRNFENDTSGQALVNALEETGHQLIDRKLVPDDIYQMRAVVSQWIANPEVQAVIVTGGTGFTDRDSTPEALTPLFDKEVKGFGELFRQVSYDEIGSSTIQSRAFAGLANKTVIFCLPGSTGACRTGWNKIIKEQLDSTHRPCNFVGLLMGNQHNPTEVVKPYCGPRG
- the glp gene encoding gephyrin-like molybdotransferase Glp, producing MSCCDRGQLRSVDVMLEELLSKAKPAKESINIAVADALGRVLAEDVVSSINVPPYDNSAVDGYAVIADNCQGGEPTSLKISQRIPAGSVPHPLQTGTAARIFTGATIPPNATAVVMQEDCTEQDGTVTLPTNINLNQNIRPQGQDIKSNQVILKRGHRIRAQDMGLMASIGIANINIYRPLKVAILSTGDELVEPGEVAKEGQIYNSNRYTLKGLLDGFGFEIVDVGIVEDTLNATLTALNEAAEAADIIITSGGVSVGEEDHIKAAITKLGELDLWKLAIKPGKPFAYGQVGNTPILGLPGNPGAVFVTFCILARPFLLKSQGAERIEAHSFKLPIGFSLKKPGKRREYLRTRLSYNQGSASIENHPNQSSGVLSSASWADGFAVIPEHTTPQQGELVEFWPFSELFGNG
- a CDS encoding MoaD/ThiS family protein, encoding MKVLFFASLRERLQCDQEEWADTTDITSPQDIINRLVKRGEPWESALQSGKVLVSINQEMAQLNSHVKAGDEIAFFPPVTGG